One window of Phycisphaeraceae bacterium genomic DNA carries:
- a CDS encoding LON peptidase substrate-binding domain-containing protein — protein sequence MSDGEDITIRVNFGKPIPLFPLDSVSLLPQQVLPLHIFEPRYRQMVEHALDGSGQFAMAVFKGSAWKQEYHGRPPLMPAVCVGQIAQHEKLTDGRFNLLLQGVCRARIAEESGPDESRLYRAATLRPIDSAAPDDESLSEAREYLEEALAEGPLSQLAASRAVLEYVQNVEVPTSALLELVSFTMLSGKSLRYRLLAEGDILKRAAVIRQELASLEGLIRRASEQHPESWPKGMSWN from the coding sequence ATGTCAGACGGGGAAGACATCACGATCCGTGTGAACTTCGGGAAGCCGATTCCGCTCTTCCCGCTGGACTCGGTCTCGCTGCTTCCTCAGCAGGTGCTGCCGCTGCACATCTTCGAGCCCAGGTACAGGCAGATGGTGGAGCACGCGCTGGACGGCTCGGGGCAGTTCGCGATGGCGGTGTTCAAGGGGAGCGCGTGGAAGCAGGAGTATCACGGGAGGCCGCCTCTGATGCCGGCGGTGTGCGTCGGGCAGATCGCGCAGCACGAGAAGTTGACGGACGGGCGGTTCAATCTGCTGCTGCAGGGCGTGTGCCGCGCACGCATCGCGGAAGAGTCGGGACCGGATGAGTCGCGTCTGTATCGTGCGGCGACGCTGCGTCCGATCGATAGCGCGGCACCGGATGACGAGTCGCTTTCTGAGGCGAGGGAGTATCTGGAGGAGGCGCTGGCGGAGGGGCCGCTCTCTCAGTTGGCGGCATCGCGGGCGGTGCTTGAGTATGTGCAGAACGTCGAGGTGCCGACATCGGCCCTCTTGGAACTTGTGTCGTTCACGATGCTGAGCGGGAAGTCGCTCCGATACCGCCTGCTGGCCGAGGGGGACATCCTGAAGCGTGCGGCGGTGATCCGGCAGGAACTGGCATCGCTCGAGGGGCTGATCCGACGGGCATCGGAGCAGCATCCGGAATCGTGGCCGAAGGGGATGAGCTGGAACTGA
- a CDS encoding deoxyribonuclease IV: protein MFGSHLSIAGSMVNALHEAEKLGLETVQVFTKNQQQWKAKPLDPAMVAEWKGEVKRLGWGDRIVSHASYLINLASANEELWEKSVNLMLDEIERCETLGIRYLVHHPGAAVGQTREEGLARIAKAYKVLFKQTKGYTTVSCLENTAGAGTTLGRTFEELGGLRRMILDGTGCTPERIGFCIDTCHAHAAGYDISERSGGAAMLDALNGACGLEHVRVMHMNDSQAPAGSNKDRHAHIGEGTIGGGTTPKRLASSGFASVLECERFATIPKIMETPKEDAEDGTPMDAVNLGRLRKLAAG from the coding sequence ATGTTCGGATCCCACCTGTCTATCGCCGGCTCGATGGTCAACGCCTTGCACGAGGCGGAGAAGCTTGGGCTGGAGACCGTGCAGGTGTTCACCAAGAACCAGCAGCAATGGAAGGCCAAGCCGCTGGATCCGGCGATGGTGGCGGAGTGGAAGGGGGAGGTGAAGCGGCTGGGGTGGGGCGACCGGATCGTGTCGCACGCGAGCTATCTCATCAATCTCGCGAGCGCGAACGAGGAACTCTGGGAGAAGTCCGTCAACCTGATGCTGGATGAGATCGAGCGGTGCGAGACGCTTGGGATCCGATACCTCGTCCATCACCCCGGCGCGGCAGTCGGCCAGACGCGTGAGGAGGGGCTGGCACGCATCGCGAAGGCGTACAAGGTGCTGTTCAAGCAGACAAAGGGATACACGACGGTTTCGTGCCTTGAGAACACGGCGGGTGCGGGGACCACGCTGGGGCGCACGTTCGAGGAGCTTGGGGGGCTGCGGCGGATGATTCTGGATGGCACGGGGTGCACGCCGGAGCGGATCGGGTTCTGCATTGATACGTGCCATGCGCACGCCGCGGGGTATGACATTTCAGAGCGATCCGGCGGCGCGGCGATGCTGGACGCGTTGAACGGTGCGTGCGGGCTGGAGCATGTGCGTGTGATGCATATGAACGACTCGCAGGCGCCGGCGGGGTCCAACAAGGACAGGCACGCGCACATCGGCGAGGGGACGATCGGCGGCGGGACGACGCCGAAGCGGCTGGCATCGAGCGGGTTCGCGTCCGTGCTGGAGTGTGAGCGGTTCGCGACGATCCCGAAGATCATGGAGACGCCGAAAGAGGATGCGGAGGATGGGACGCCGATGGACGCGGTGAACCTCGGCCGGCTCAGGAAACTGGCCGCGGGGTGA
- the queF gene encoding preQ(1) synthase has product MTQNEQFALLEAFPTPSERPFVVEHVAEEFTSLCPVTGHPDFGSVTVRFVPREPGSGGTCVELKSLKMYLQAFRNQGIYYEQVTNRIRDDLARLMNPAWLVVRTDWRGRGGIRSTVRAIHGDVPSHWLQ; this is encoded by the coding sequence ATGACGCAGAATGAGCAGTTCGCACTTCTTGAGGCCTTTCCGACGCCCTCCGAGCGGCCCTTCGTGGTCGAGCACGTGGCGGAGGAGTTCACGTCTTTGTGCCCGGTCACGGGCCATCCGGACTTCGGGTCGGTGACGGTGAGGTTCGTGCCTCGTGAGCCCGGTTCGGGCGGCACGTGCGTGGAACTGAAGTCGCTGAAGATGTACCTTCAGGCGTTCCGGAACCAGGGGATCTACTACGAGCAGGTGACGAACCGGATTCGTGACGACCTGGCCCGACTGATGAACCCCGCGTGGCTTGTCGTGAGGACGGACTGGCGCGGGCGCGGGGGCATTCGGTCGACGGTTCGCGCGATCCACGGGGATGTCCCCTCGCACTGGCTTCAGTGA
- a CDS encoding tetratricopeptide repeat protein, translating into MSNTHRGVSVVALVGLVSLAAVVGGCSSSGGGSGSERQRPRVSRDQEVIDVAAIESVTRAEMLKAEGDLNAALAEFERAIEVNPRLTVAYLGAGDIYRERGDYPEAERRYAQAARTEPQNFDAQYKHGLTLQLLNRVTEAVRAYLRALAIRPEDFEANLNLATAYLQLQEPGQALPYAQRAVRLNPSSGPARVNLGSVYAAMNRHSEAVTEYLQAAEHMTLSAELLLNLADSYGKTERYAEMLATLEQLVARNPSAIAYERLGFARFRIKEYDAALASFQSSLAIDPNHYPALNGVGVCMLNRYVWSDRRDRAALDEAMRALKRSLQIQPNQPRIVELVTRYG; encoded by the coding sequence ATGTCGAATACCCATCGTGGCGTCTCTGTGGTTGCTCTTGTCGGACTGGTGTCGCTCGCGGCGGTCGTTGGCGGGTGCTCGTCTTCTGGCGGGGGTTCGGGAAGCGAGCGGCAGCGGCCGCGGGTGTCGCGCGATCAGGAGGTGATCGACGTCGCGGCGATCGAGTCTGTGACGCGGGCGGAGATGCTGAAGGCCGAGGGCGATCTGAACGCCGCGCTCGCCGAGTTTGAGCGTGCGATCGAGGTGAACCCTCGGTTGACGGTGGCGTATCTCGGGGCGGGGGATATCTACAGGGAGCGTGGCGACTATCCGGAGGCGGAGCGCCGGTACGCTCAGGCGGCGCGGACGGAGCCCCAGAACTTTGATGCGCAGTACAAGCACGGGCTGACGCTGCAGCTTCTGAATCGCGTGACCGAGGCGGTTCGGGCGTACCTGAGGGCTCTTGCGATCCGGCCCGAGGACTTTGAGGCCAATCTGAATCTCGCGACGGCGTACTTGCAGTTGCAGGAGCCGGGGCAGGCGTTGCCTTATGCGCAGCGGGCGGTGCGGTTGAATCCGTCGTCGGGGCCGGCGCGTGTGAATCTGGGGTCGGTGTATGCCGCGATGAACCGCCATTCAGAGGCGGTGACGGAGTACCTGCAGGCGGCTGAGCACATGACGCTGTCGGCGGAGTTGCTGCTGAATCTCGCGGATTCGTACGGGAAGACCGAGCGGTACGCGGAGATGCTGGCGACGCTGGAGCAACTGGTCGCGAGGAATCCGTCGGCGATCGCGTATGAGCGTCTGGGCTTTGCGCGATTCCGGATCAAGGAGTACGACGCGGCTCTGGCGTCTTTCCAGAGTTCGCTGGCGATCGACCCGAATCACTATCCGGCGTTGAACGGGGTGGGCGTGTGCATGCTGAACCGGTATGTCTGGAGCGATCGTCGCGACCGGGCGGCTCTGGACGAGGCGATGCGGGCGTTGAAGCGGTCTCTGCAGATTCAGCCCAATCAGCCCCGGATCGTGGAGCTTGTGACGCGCTACGGTTAA
- the ruvC gene encoding crossover junction endodeoxyribonuclease RuvC: MRVLGIDPGLRVTGYGCIVHAIGRPEIVEAGVIRLVATGAEKRTVSERLMELDADFRGLLDRVEPEIVAVEGLFAHYKHPATAIAMGHARGVLLLAIRQRGVRLMELKPLEVKRSVTGHGHAKKEQMQRAVQTLFGLAEPPTPHDVADALAIALAAGRRASSAMLA; encoded by the coding sequence ATGCGTGTGCTCGGCATCGATCCCGGTCTGCGAGTCACCGGCTACGGGTGCATTGTGCACGCGATCGGGCGGCCGGAAATCGTGGAGGCGGGTGTGATCCGGCTGGTGGCGACGGGGGCTGAGAAGCGGACGGTCTCCGAGCGGCTGATGGAACTGGATGCGGACTTCCGCGGGCTGCTCGATCGGGTTGAGCCGGAGATCGTGGCGGTCGAGGGGTTGTTCGCGCACTACAAGCACCCGGCGACGGCGATCGCGATGGGGCATGCCCGGGGCGTCCTGCTGCTGGCGATCCGGCAGCGGGGTGTGCGGCTGATGGAACTCAAGCCGCTGGAGGTCAAGCGGTCGGTCACGGGCCACGGGCACGCGAAGAAGGAGCAGATGCAGCGGGCGGTGCAGACGCTCTTCGGACTGGCGGAGCCGCCGACGCCCCATGATGTGGCGGACGCACTGGCGATCGCTCTGGCGGCGGGGCGGCGGGCTTCGTCGGCGATGCTTGCGTGA
- a CDS encoding HD domain-containing protein: protein MPGTAHSQRTLIKDMEPSSRIKGAFSIANAQMGRTRTDKPYLRCLLGDKTGQVPGRMWTIEESTFKRIPTDGFVWVEGETQKYDGELQIIIHVIDTYDPTAEEMRELLPATKNDVDAMFAEVVALLETLEHPAMKALARVYLDDAFLMEQFRAAPAAKSMHHAYLGGLLEHTLMLMRLADRVCPLYPRISRDIVLMGLFLHDLGKTRELVYDRAFSYSDRGELVGHIVEGAIMLHDKVHQVIRDHGIRVPANAALVLQHIILSHHGVPEFGAAKVPATPEAILVSILDNLDAKTTMALVAARPDHADQDLGGNFTERQWALDTKLFRPDPLA from the coding sequence ATGCCCGGTACTGCTCACTCGCAGCGCACGCTGATCAAGGACATGGAGCCCTCGTCGCGGATCAAGGGGGCGTTCTCGATCGCGAACGCGCAGATGGGCCGGACGCGGACGGATAAGCCGTACCTTCGCTGCCTGCTTGGGGACAAGACCGGGCAGGTGCCGGGGCGGATGTGGACGATCGAGGAATCGACGTTCAAGCGGATCCCCACGGACGGGTTCGTGTGGGTCGAGGGGGAGACGCAGAAGTACGACGGCGAGCTTCAGATCATCATCCATGTGATCGACACGTACGACCCGACGGCGGAGGAGATGCGCGAGCTGCTTCCGGCGACGAAGAACGACGTGGACGCGATGTTCGCGGAGGTCGTTGCGCTGCTGGAGACGCTGGAGCACCCGGCGATGAAGGCGCTGGCGCGGGTGTATCTTGACGATGCGTTCCTGATGGAGCAGTTCCGGGCTGCGCCGGCGGCGAAGAGCATGCACCACGCGTATCTGGGCGGGCTGCTCGAGCACACGCTGATGCTGATGCGTCTTGCGGATCGCGTCTGCCCGCTGTATCCGAGGATCAGCCGCGACATCGTGCTGATGGGCCTGTTCCTGCATGATCTGGGCAAGACGCGCGAGCTGGTGTACGACCGCGCGTTCTCGTACTCGGATCGGGGGGAGCTGGTCGGGCACATCGTTGAGGGGGCGATCATGCTCCACGACAAGGTGCACCAGGTGATCCGGGATCATGGGATACGGGTTCCCGCGAACGCGGCCCTGGTGCTCCAGCACATCATCCTGAGCCACCACGGCGTGCCCGAGTTCGGCGCGGCGAAGGTGCCCGCGACGCCGGAGGCGATCCTCGTCTCGATCCTTGACAATCTTGACGCCAAGACGACGATGGCGCTCGTCGCGGCCCGACCGGACCACGCCGACCAGGATCTGGGGGGGAACTTCACGGAGCGGCAGTGGGCCCTTGACACGAAGCTCTTCAGGCCCGATCCGCTGGCGTGA